GCTCCCACCTGGGCCAGGTTCTCGCTGTTGTGGCTGTAGCGCGTCAACATGCCGTCGCCGTGGTCGACGACGACGGTCCAGCCCCACCCGCTCTGAGCGTCGAAACGGGATTCGGTTACCACCCCTGGCCGGGCGGCCCGGACAGGCGTACCCACGGGTGCCGCCAGGTCCACGCTCGGGTGGCGTTCGAGAAAGGGGGTGGTGACGCGGCCCTGCACCGGCAGCACGGGGGTCACCCGAATGGACGCCGCACGCACCGTGGGGGTGGTCGTCTGGCGCGTGATCGTCCCCTGCGCGGGCAGGGTGAGGCGCTGCCCGACGAGCAGCGGGCGCCTGGGATCGAGCCCCGGGTTGGCCGCGAGCAGCGCCGCGAGCGTCGTGCCCTGGCGCCGCGCGATCAGGGAGAGCGTGTCTCCCCGCCGCACGGTCCACCCGCGCGGGGGCGGAGCGGACGGCAGGTTCAGGCGCGCCCCCGCGATTAGGGCCCCCGTCCGCAGCGTGGGGTTGGCCTGGACCAGGGCCTGCTCGGAGGTGCCGTGCCGCACCGCGAGTCGGGTCAGGGTGTCGCCCGGTTGCACCGTAACAGTCGCCGCCAGTGCGGAGCCAAACCACAACAGGGCGAGGGTCAAAAGTAATTTTGATCGCATGAACGGGGGCAGCTTGCCCTAGCCGTGTAAAGATCCTGTAAAGATCGGTCGGAAGGAACCGTTTGCAGGCGAAGGCGGCCCGTTGCCCACGAACAAAAAGCGCGTGCCCCTGCTGCAGGGACACGCACCTGGACGAGAGAACGTTACGCGCCGCGCTTGTTCAACCACAGGCGGAAGTCGTACATCTCTCCGGCCTGCGCCGTGACGATGTCCCGCGCGAGCTTGAGAACGCGGGCGTCGCTGCTCTTCTCCAGCGCCATCTGCGCCATGTCGATGGCCGAGGAGTGGTGGGGCAGCATGCCCTGCACGAAGCCCACGTCCGGGTTCCTGGCCTTTTTCACCGCGTCGGCCATGCCGCTCATGCCGCTCTTCATCATGTTGGCCATGTTCGCGTCGCTGCCTCCGTAGACCTTCAGCAGCGTGTTCATCTGCGCGATCTCACGGTTCTGGTCCTTGATGATGGTGTTCGCCCAGGTCTTCACCGTGGCGTCCTTGCTCAGCGGCAGGACGGCCCGGGACATGTCCACGGCCGCCTGGTGGTGCGGGATCATCATGCTGAGGAACGCGCGGTCGAATGCCTTGCCCTGGAGCTTCTCGAGGCCGCTCATGTCCATCTGCATGGTCATCCCGGACATGCTGCCGCCGGACATCTGGCTGTGGTCCATCCCACCCATACTGCCCTGGGCGAGGGCGATTCCGGTGAGCAGGGCGGCCGTGCCGCCGATCAAAAGAGAATTCCGCTTCATGACCCCAGGCTAGAGCGGGTGTGTAAAGTTCGTGTAAAGCGCGTCCAGGTGAGGGAAACCTGAAGTTCAGGGTGGTGGGAACACCCCCCCGAACAGAGGTGACAGCATTCCCGATCCGGGTTGTTCCTGAGTTGATGCGAGCCTGACCTTGGGTGACGGGCATCAGCGGGCAGAAGTGCGTCTTCCGCCCCCAGCTTTACACGAGCTTTACAGGTCCTGCGTAGCGTCTGAGGACCGCTGGGCTGGCCCCGGCGACGGAGGTGGCATGGACCCAGTATTCCTCAAGATCGGCAGCTTCACGATTGCCTGGTACGGCGTGCTCATCACGCTCGGCATCGTCGCAGGCGTGTGGGTGGGCACCCGGATGGCCCGTCAGCGCGGCCTGAACGTCGACCTCTTCAACGACATGATCCTGTGGATGATCGTCTGGGGCCTCGTCGGCGCCCGGCTGGTCTTCGTCCTCACCTCCTGGGAGCAGTTCGCCAGTATCCCCTTCCCGCGCGTGCTGCTCGACATCATCAACCTCCGGCAGGGCGGCATCTCCATCCACGGCGGGCTCATCGGCGGCATCCTGGTGCTGATCTACTACACCCGGCGTTACAAGCTCAACTTCTACGAGTACG
The DNA window shown above is from Deinococcus aestuarii and carries:
- a CDS encoding peptidoglycan DD-metalloendopeptidase family protein, with translation MTLALLWFGSALAATVTVQPGDTLTRLAVRHGTSEQALVQANPTLRTGALIAGARLNLPSAPPPRGWTVRRGDTLSLIARRQGTTLAALLAANPGLDPRRPLLVGQRLTLPAQGTITRQTTTPTVRAASIRVTPVLPVQGRVTTPFLERHPSVDLAAPVGTPVRAARPGVVTESRFDAQSGWGWTVVVDHGDGMLTRYSHNSENLAQVGARVEAGQVIARVGSTGNSTGPHLDYRVMVQGTPVDPLSLY
- a CDS encoding DUF305 domain-containing protein, giving the protein MKRNSLLIGGTAALLTGIALAQGSMGGMDHSQMSGGSMSGMTMQMDMSGLEKLQGKAFDRAFLSMMIPHHQAAVDMSRAVLPLSKDATVKTWANTIIKDQNREIAQMNTLLKVYGGSDANMANMMKSGMSGMADAVKKARNPDVGFVQGMLPHHSSAIDMAQMALEKSSDARVLKLARDIVTAQAGEMYDFRLWLNKRGA